The nucleotide sequence CTCCGGCGGCCAAAGGGCTTGTGCCCTTTGGAACCCCCTACTTGTTATCACGCGGCTCGTCTCCTTATCTCTACACTCACTCCCTGTTGAATCCAGCGCGTCAGCCGACTGACGGCAGATCTCCTGTCCGGCATTGAGCTGTTCATCGGCGTTGTCGCCTTCATTGGTCGCCAGCGGTCCATTTGGACGGCCTGCACCGCACTCCGGTTCGACTCCCATCCTCGCCGCCAACGCCCCTTCGGCCTCGTCGTCCTGCCTCCCAGGCCGCCACCAGTGCAGCAACTTTAACAGTCCATCGTCCGTGTTACTGGCAACGCACGAAAACGAGCCTCCTACTGTCAGCGGCACAGAGCGTAAAAAAAGAGGGCGGTCACCCGCCCTCTTTCTCTCGTCAGATAACCGATCGCCAGCTACATTTTGGGAGCCGGGCGGCCGATGCAGAAGTAGGCCAGGCCGAGGTCGGCCAACAGCTGCGGGGAGTAGAGGTTGCGGCCGTCGAAGATGATCGGGGCCTTGAGCGTCTTCTTGATGCGGCTGAAATCCGGGTTGCGGAACTGGTTCCACTCGGTGACCACGGCCAGGCAGTCGGCCTTGTCCAGCACCGCGTACTGCTCATCGACCACGGTCAACAGCTCGTTGCCCTTGAAGTGCTCGCGGGTGTTGGGGCCGGCGACGGGGTCGAAGGCCACGATACGCATGCCGGCGTCGGTCAGGTCGCGGATCAGCTCAAAGGACGAGGCGTCGCGCACGTCGTCGGTGTTGGCCTTGAACGCCAGACCCCACAAAGCCAGGGTCTTGCCCTTCACGCCGCCCTGGGGGGCGAAGTATTCCATGATCCGCTTGCTGAGCACATGCTTCTGACGCTTGTTGACCTCGTCAACAGCGGCCAGCAGTTCCGGCTCGAAGCCGATCTTGCGGGCGGTGTCGATGAGCGCCTTGACGTCCTTGGGGAAGCAGGAGCCGCCGTAGCCCAGGCCGGGGTAGATGAACTGGTAGCCGATGCGGTGGTCGGAACCGATGCCCATGCGCACGTCGCGCACGTCGGCGCCCACTTTCTCGCAGATGTTGGCCACTTCGTTAATGAACGAAATCTTGGTGGCCAGCATGCAGTTGGCGGCGTACTTGGTCATTTCGGCCGAGCGAACGCCCATGACGATGACCTTCTCGCGGCTGCGGGCATAGGGAGCGTACAGGGCCTTCAAGAGTTCGCCGGTGCGGACGTTGTCCGTGCCGACGACCACGCGGTCGGGCTTGAAGAAATCGTTGATGGCGTCGCCTTCCTTGAGGAACTCGGGATTGGACACCACGTCGAATTCGATCAATTCGCCGCGCTTTTTGAGCTCCTCGCCGATGAGCTTGCGCACCTCGTCGGCGGTGCCGACCGGGACAGTGGATTTGTCGACGACGATCTTGTAGTCCTTCATGTTGGCGCCGATGTCCCGGGCCACCTGATAGACGAAGGACAGGTCGCAGGAGCCATCTTCGCGGGGCGGAGTACCGACGGTGATGAACACGAACAGCGCGTTCTCCATGCCTTCGGCGACCTTGGTGGTGAAGCGCAGGCGGCCTTCAGCCACGTTGCGCTTGACCAGCTCGTCAAGTCCCGGTTCGTAGATGTGGACCTTGCCCTGGCGAAGGTTCTCGACGATGGTGGGATTGACGTCCACGCAGCAGACGTCATTGCCCATCTCGGCAAAACAGGCGGCGCTCACCAGACCAACGTACCCGGTGCCTACGATACAAAGATTCATAAACTATATCTCGTTGTTAGGGTTGCCCCCGCCGGCTCGAAGGGCGGGCGGGGAACGGGGCTGAAGAATATCTGCGCATGGCGGCAGGGCCCCGTCATCGAAGAAAGTTGATCGCACTTACGGATTCGTCGGACCTTTGTCAACAATTCGCGGCCCGCTCCACCCCGTTTCCGTCGGTTGCCACCCATTTGTAAAACACTTACCCTTCCTTGACACTGTCTTTAAGGAGCACGTCATGCCCTTGCTTGCGGTCAACGTCGATCATGTGGCCACCATCCGCCAGGCCCGGCTGGCCAAAAGCCCGGACCCCGTGGCCGCCGCCGCCCTGGCCGAACTCGGCGGCGCGCGGGCCATCATCGTGCACCTGCGCGAAGATCGCCGCCACATCGGCGACCGCGACGTCCATGTGCTGCGCGAGACCATCAAAACCCGGCTGCACCTGGAAATGGCCGCCACCGAAGAGATGCTCGGCATTGCGCTGAAGCGCAAACCCGATATGGTCTGTCTGGTGCCGGAAAAACGCCAGGAGCTGACCACCGAGGGGGGCCTGGGCGTGGCCGGCCGCGAAGCCGAACTGGCCGCCTACGTGGCCAAGTTGGCCGAGGCCGGCATTCCCACGAGCTTATTTATTGATCCCGACCCGCGCCAGATCGAGGCGAGCAAAGCCGTGGGCGCGGCTTACGTGGAACTGCACACCGGGGCCTTCGCCGACGCGGCCACGCCGGCCGCCCGGCAAAAGGAACTGGACCGGCTGCTGGCCGCCATCCCCCTGGCCAAGAGCCAGGGCCTTGGCGTCAACCTCGGCCACGGCCTGGACTACGACAATATCTATGCCTTCAAGGACACGCCGGGGGTCAGCGAATATTCCATCGGCCACAGCATCGTGGCCCGGGCCGTGCTGACCGGCATGGTGGAGGCCGTCTCGACCATGTGCGCCATCATCGACGGGTTTCCCGACTAGCCGCTCATGATCCGGGGGCTTGGCATCGACGTGGTGGAACTCGATCGCATCGAGGCCGCCCTGATTCGTTTCGGCGATAGGTTTCTGGCCCGCATCCTGACGCCGGCCGAACGGGCCGCCCTGCCCCCGATCCCGCTCACCCGCACGGCCGGGCTGTTCGCCGCCAAGGAAGCCGCCGCCAAGGCCCTGGGCACAGGCTTTGCTCAGGGCGTGGCCTTTCATACCTTGGAAATTCTCTCCGACGCCGCCGGTCGCCCGGCCCTGACGCTCCACGGCCCGGCCCTGGCCAGGGCCGAGGCCCTTGGCGCGACGTCCTGGCACGTGAGCATCAGCCACAGCCGCGACACCGCCGCCGCCGTGGTGGTGCTCGAAGGCTGACCCGGCTCCCCTCCCCGCTTTCCTCTCATTACAAGCGTGTACGCTCCCTCATGGGGCCGGCGCACCGCCTGTCGCCTTGCCTCTGGCCGCCGTAAAGGCCTGTTTGACGGCCTCGACTTCCTGGGGATGGGTGAACATCTCATAGGCGGTCAGGGCCACGGCCGTGGCGGCCTTTCTCGCCGCCTGCCAGCCTTCGGGCGAGCCGGCCGCCTCCCGCATGGCGTCGGAGTGCAGGGCCGTGCCCCCGGGCGCGATTTTAAACCACACATTGACCGTGGGATAGGCGTTCCCGACCCGACCCAGGTCAGAAGAGACGAACTCCGTCCAATCCTTGAGCTGCCCGGCCTCGACGCCGGCCGCCAACAGCCCGCGCCGCGTCGCCTCGATAAGCGGCGCGACAACAACCGGCGAGGTCAGGGCCACGCGCGGGGCGACGAATTCCAGCGAGGCCCCCGTGCCGAGCGCCCCGGCCTTGGCGCAGTCGACAAGGCGGGCGTAGGCGTCGTCCATGGTGGCGGTGTCCAGGGCGCGCACGGCGAATTCCGCCTGGGCCAGCTCCGGCACCACGTTCACCTTGTCGCCGCCCTTGGTCACGATGCCGTGCAGCCGCACGTCCTGGGGCAAGTGCTGGCGCAGCATGTCGGCGCAGTGGAAGGTCAGCTGGACGGCATTTAAGGCATTGACGCCCTTTTCCGGCGCGGCGGCGGCATGGGAGGCCTTGCCGTGGAAGGTGAACGTAGCCCGTTTCATGGCCAGAAGGCGCTGGTCCAGGCTCCAGCGGTCGGCCGGATGGGTGATAAGGACCACGTCCGCGCCATCGAAATGGCCGCCTTCCAGGAGCGCCACCTTGCCGCCGCCGGCCGATCCCCGTTCCTCGTCGGGGGTGCCCATGACCACCAGCCGCCCCGGCAGCCCGGGCATGAGCCTGGCCAGGGCGGCGGCGGCCACAAGCCCGCTGCCGGCAATGAGATTGTGGCCGCAGGAATGGCCGTTGGCCAGGGCGTCGTATTCGAGCATGATAGCGACGGTTGGGCCAGGGGCATTGCCCGCCATCTCGGCCCTGAACGCCGTTTGGGACACGCCTCCCGGCACAAGGTCGGCCGGGACCGACAGATCGCCAGTGACCGCGAAGCCCAGCCCGGCCAGGGTCTCGCGCAGCAGGGCGCTGCTTTGATGTTCCGCGCCGCCCTGCTCCCTGAGGGCAAAGATCCGATCCGCCACGTCTCGGCATGTCGGCTCCACGGCGGCCACGCTGTCGGTGACCGCATCGGCCCGACCGACTGCGGGGAAAGCCAGAACCAGCCCAACCAGGGCCGCAAGCAGCGCGCCCAAGAGCCGCGCCGCGCCAAAGCGTGCCTTCATGCGCTCTCCTTGTAGCGAGGCCCGGGAGCATGGTCGGGCGGCCGCCGAGCCACCGCCGGGCTTCCGTTCTTCCCATCCCATGGCCCCGGGCCGTCCGGGACCACAGCCGCTTAGGCGAGCAGCGACGCCGCGTCCCGCACGACCTCGGCAATAGCCAGCCCGCGCGGACAGGCCGCCTGGGCCGGGGAGAAATCCATGGAGCCAAGCCCCGCGCGCACGCTCTCGGGCAGGCTGGCGAACAGCTCCCGGGCGATCTCCCGCTCGCCGTAGTCGCGGTAATACATCATGGCCCGCATGACGTCGGCCACAGGCACGGCGCCGCCCATGGCCGCGCCGCAGATGGACGAACACCCGGCGCAGTAGTCGCCGCAGGTGGCCTCGGCGTAGCGGCGCAGGGACTCGAAATCCTCGCGCGCCAGGGCCGTGCGGTCCCGGGCGGCGGCCACGTTGGCTCCGAGGATGGTGAGGTTGGGCATTTGCGAGCAGATGGAGGCGATGTCGGGATTGTTCCAGACCGCTTTGAGCTTGGCCTGCTTGTCGGTGAAACCCTTTTCCAGGAACCGGCCGGCCATGTCGAGTTCGGCCGGGCTGTCGGATTTGACCGGCCCGCCGCCCTGGGTCTTCATGGCCACGACCCCGATACCGGCCTTTTTGCAGGCGGCCAGGGCCTGGCGCATCTTGGCCTCGTGCATGAGGCGGAAGTTGTAGGAGATCATGCAGGCGTCGATCCAATCGAGGCCGGCCGCGCCCTGCAGACAGTCTTCCATGTTGTTGTGGGTGCTGAAGCCGAAGTTTTTGATCTTACCGGCCTTTTTGGCCTTGGCCGCCCAGTCTTTGAGCTGGCCGTCGAGTTCGGCCGGCGACGAGATGGCGTGGATGTAGAACAGCTCCACATGGTCGGTCTTGAGCCGGGCCAGGGCGGCGTCCAGGCGTTCGTCGAAGTTGCCGCCCTTGGGCGTGAGCTTGGTGGTCAGGACGATCTGGCTCCGCGCTTCGGGATTGCGGGCGAAAAACCGGCCGAAGCCTTCCTCGGACAGGCCGTTGCCGTAGGCCTCGGCCGTGTCCCAGAAGTTGATGCCCCAGCCCAGGGCCTGCTTGAGCAGCAGCTGGTTGTTGACCGTGTCGAACATGCCGCCGAGGTTGAGGATCGAAACCTCCATCCCGGTCTTGCCCAGGGTGCGCCGGGGCATGGCCGCGCCGCCGGCCTCGGGCTTTTCCTCGGCCGCCGTGGCCACCGTCGGCAGCGCGCCAAGACCGGCCACGGCCAGTCCACCCATGCCCAGGGTCTTCATGAGCTCGCGCCGGGTCAACCCGGCCTGGTTGTCTTTTGCCATGGAAAACCTCCTTTTCAGGCCAACATGCGGCCGGGACCGGACCGCGACTCGTTTTCGCTGGTGACGCGTATGGCCCGAAGGCCGGAAACCGGACACTCGTGTTCGCACATGCCGCAGCCCACGCACCGGGCCGGGTCCACCTGAGGCTGCATCAGATGGATAAGCACCTCGACCTCGCGCCCGGGAGCGGCTCCGGGCAGGGCGGCGGCCAGGGCCAGCTCGGTCCCGCCGCCGCCGACCAGCCGCACCGGGGTGGCCTCGGGCGCGCCAAGGAGCCGAACGTAATAGTCGCCGCTGGCCGCATTGCCGGACACGGCCAAGGGCCGGGCCAGGGCCAGGGTCGCTCCGCGCGCGCCAGCCAGGGACAAACGGCCGCCACGCACCGGCTCGAAGACCTCGCGCACGAAGATGGCCTTGGGACTGACCGGGCAGACTTCCTGGCAGACGATGCACGGCCGGCCCATGGCCCAGGGCAGGCAGCGCGTGCGATCGACAAAGGCCGTGCCCAGGCGGATAGGGCCGGCGGCGGCATAGTCGCCCTGGCCGAGCTTTTCCTGAAGGCCGAGCGGCCGGATGGCCGCCGTGGGGCAGACCTGGCCGCAGGCGATGCAGTTTGGCTGACAACCCGAGCGGCCCAGGCGGTAGTTGAGGACCGGCGTCCACAGCCCGATGAGCCCGGCCGTCGTGACCGACGGCTGGATGATGTTGGACGGACAGGCCCGCATGCACTGGCCGCAGCGAATGCAGCGGGCCAGGAAGCGCTCCTCGTCCAGGGAACCGGGCGGCCGGATGAGCAAGGGCGAACGGCCAAGGCCGGCGGCGTCCTCCACCCGCCACAGCGGCGCGCTGAAGGCTCCGGCCGCGCCGGCGGCCAGGAGCGCCACCGCCCCGCGCCTGGAGAAATCGGGCAGGGCCGTTTCCCCGGCGGCCGAAGCCCGGCCGGCAAAGCCGATGCGCCCCGAGGGGCAGCGGTCCAGGCAGTTGCAGCACAACAAGCACTCGCTGACGACAAGCGTCCCGGACGGCCGGCAGCCGCCTTCGCAGTGGGACTCGCACAAGCGGCAGTCGCCGCAGCTCTTGTCCGTGGCCTTGCCGATGCGCCAGGGAGCGACCCGGGCGGCCAAACCGAAAAGCGCCCCCAAGGGGCAGATGAACCGGCAGAAGAACCGGGGCAGCACGGCGTTCAGGGCCAGGATGGCCAGAAAAACGAGTCCGATCCACCACACGCCTTCGTAGTGCCGGGGCGCGTCGTGGACGACGCCCACGCCCGGGTCGGCCAGGGGGAGCAAGGCCAGATTGACGCTGCGAAACGCCAGCGGCAACGGGTCGAGGAGTCCGGTTTGCAGGCCGCCCAAGGCGGCGCAGCCCAGGAAAAAGGCCAATAAGGCGTATTTGACGGCCTGGGCGCGGCCGGGATGGTTGTCCTCGGCCCGATCCTTGGGGCCAAGGGTCAGCCGGGCCAGCCAGCCCGTCATCTGGTTGAGCGTCCCCAGGGGACAGACGAAACCGCAGAAAAACCGGCCGACAAACAACGTCAGGGCCAGTACGCCAAGGCCCCAAAGCAAGGGCGCGTACAGGGTGTGCGTGGCCAGCATGGTCCCCAGGGCGGTCAGCGGGTCCAAGGACAGCAGCCAGTTGATGGGCCAGCCACGCAGCTGCAGGAAGCCGGCCCCCACCGTGGCCACGAGACAAAACCAGAAAAACAGGAGCAGGAAAAAGCCTTGGCTGACCCGGCGGGCGACGACGATGCGCATGTCCCTACTCCGCCGCCTTGTCGAGGGTCATCGTCACCGGGGC is from Solidesulfovibrio magneticus RS-1 and encodes:
- a CDS encoding UDP-glucose dehydrogenase family protein gives rise to the protein MNLCIVGTGYVGLVSAACFAEMGNDVCCVDVNPTIVENLRQGKVHIYEPGLDELVKRNVAEGRLRFTTKVAEGMENALFVFITVGTPPREDGSCDLSFVYQVARDIGANMKDYKIVVDKSTVPVGTADEVRKLIGEELKKRGELIEFDVVSNPEFLKEGDAINDFFKPDRVVVGTDNVRTGELLKALYAPYARSREKVIVMGVRSAEMTKYAANCMLATKISFINEVANICEKVGADVRDVRMGIGSDHRIGYQFIYPGLGYGGSCFPKDVKALIDTARKIGFEPELLAAVDEVNKRQKHVLSKRIMEYFAPQGGVKGKTLALWGLAFKANTDDVRDASSFELIRDLTDAGMRIVAFDPVAGPNTREHFKGNELLTVVDEQYAVLDKADCLAVVTEWNQFRNPDFSRIKKTLKAPIIFDGRNLYSPQLLADLGLAYFCIGRPAPKM
- a CDS encoding pyridoxine 5'-phosphate synthase, whose translation is MPLLAVNVDHVATIRQARLAKSPDPVAAAALAELGGARAIIVHLREDRRHIGDRDVHVLRETIKTRLHLEMAATEEMLGIALKRKPDMVCLVPEKRQELTTEGGLGVAGREAELAAYVAKLAEAGIPTSLFIDPDPRQIEASKAVGAAYVELHTGAFADAATPAARQKELDRLLAAIPLAKSQGLGVNLGHGLDYDNIYAFKDTPGVSEYSIGHSIVARAVLTGMVEAVSTMCAIIDGFPD
- a CDS encoding holo-[acyl-carrier-protein] synthase, coding for MIRGLGIDVVELDRIEAALIRFGDRFLARILTPAERAALPPIPLTRTAGLFAAKEAAAKALGTGFAQGVAFHTLEILSDAAGRPALTLHGPALARAEALGATSWHVSISHSRDTAAAVVVLEG
- a CDS encoding M20/M25/M40 family metallo-hydrolase, whose translation is MKARFGAARLLGALLAALVGLVLAFPAVGRADAVTDSVAAVEPTCRDVADRIFALREQGGAEHQSSALLRETLAGLGFAVTGDLSVPADLVPGGVSQTAFRAEMAGNAPGPTVAIMLEYDALANGHSCGHNLIAGSGLVAAAALARLMPGLPGRLVVMGTPDEERGSAGGGKVALLEGGHFDGADVVLITHPADRWSLDQRLLAMKRATFTFHGKASHAAAAPEKGVNALNAVQLTFHCADMLRQHLPQDVRLHGIVTKGGDKVNVVPELAQAEFAVRALDTATMDDAYARLVDCAKAGALGTGASLEFVAPRVALTSPVVVAPLIEATRRGLLAAGVEAGQLKDWTEFVSSDLGRVGNAYPTVNVWFKIAPGGTALHSDAMREAAGSPEGWQAARKAATAVALTAYEMFTHPQEVEAVKQAFTAARGKATGGAPAP
- a CDS encoding aldo/keto reductase, encoding MAKDNQAGLTRRELMKTLGMGGLAVAGLGALPTVATAAEEKPEAGGAAMPRRTLGKTGMEVSILNLGGMFDTVNNQLLLKQALGWGINFWDTAEAYGNGLSEEGFGRFFARNPEARSQIVLTTKLTPKGGNFDERLDAALARLKTDHVELFYIHAISSPAELDGQLKDWAAKAKKAGKIKNFGFSTHNNMEDCLQGAAGLDWIDACMISYNFRLMHEAKMRQALAACKKAGIGVVAMKTQGGGPVKSDSPAELDMAGRFLEKGFTDKQAKLKAVWNNPDIASICSQMPNLTILGANVAAARDRTALAREDFESLRRYAEATCGDYCAGCSSICGAAMGGAVPVADVMRAMMYYRDYGEREIARELFASLPESVRAGLGSMDFSPAQAACPRGLAIAEVVRDAASLLA
- a CDS encoding 4Fe-4S binding protein, coding for MRIVVARRVSQGFFLLLFFWFCLVATVGAGFLQLRGWPINWLLSLDPLTALGTMLATHTLYAPLLWGLGVLALTLFVGRFFCGFVCPLGTLNQMTGWLARLTLGPKDRAEDNHPGRAQAVKYALLAFFLGCAALGGLQTGLLDPLPLAFRSVNLALLPLADPGVGVVHDAPRHYEGVWWIGLVFLAILALNAVLPRFFCRFICPLGALFGLAARVAPWRIGKATDKSCGDCRLCESHCEGGCRPSGTLVVSECLLCCNCLDRCPSGRIGFAGRASAAGETALPDFSRRGAVALLAAGAAGAFSAPLWRVEDAAGLGRSPLLIRPPGSLDEERFLARCIRCGQCMRACPSNIIQPSVTTAGLIGLWTPVLNYRLGRSGCQPNCIACGQVCPTAAIRPLGLQEKLGQGDYAAAGPIRLGTAFVDRTRCLPWAMGRPCIVCQEVCPVSPKAIFVREVFEPVRGGRLSLAGARGATLALARPLAVSGNAASGDYYVRLLGAPEATPVRLVGGGGTELALAAALPGAAPGREVEVLIHLMQPQVDPARCVGCGMCEHECPVSGLRAIRVTSENESRSGPGRMLA